One region of Pogona vitticeps strain Pit_001003342236 chromosome 1, PviZW2.1, whole genome shotgun sequence genomic DNA includes:
- the NEUROD1 gene encoding neurogenic differentiation factor 1, with translation MTKSYSENGLVGEAQPPGPPSWADERFGSQEEEREADKKAADLEARHAEADPLRNGGEDLEEDLEEDEDLEEDEDLEDLEDEEPEEDEEPEEDDGPKPKRRGPKKKKMTKARLERFRLRRMKANARERNRMHGLNAALDNLRKVVPCYSKTQKLSKIETLRLAKNYIWALSEILRAGRSPDLLSFVQSLCKGLSQPTANLVAGCLQLHPRTFLPEPGAALGPPPPPLALGPPPPPPPPPPPPAFAGPPYPCPCPYPSPGLPSPPYGALDGAQLFAPKAPPAAYAAAAAALEPFFESALAECAAAAAAAAAASPAFEAPLSPPLSVHGTFAFKPEPPGELEKGFAFARHYPGAAAAASLAGAPGTQGPPGQLFPCTARGELQLESLGPFDGAAPHERLAGAQLHALFHE, from the coding sequence ATGACCAAATCCTACAGCGAGAACGGGCTGGTGGGGGAAGCGCAGCCTCCCGGGCCCCCCAGCTGGGCCGACGAGCGCTTCGGGTCCCAGGAGGAAGAGCGCGAGGCCGACAAGAAAGCGGCGGACCTGGAGGCGAGGCACGCGGAGGCCGACCCGCTGCGGAACGGCGGGGAAGACCTGGAGGAGGACCTGGAGGAGGACGAGGACCTGGAGGAGGACGAGGACCTGGAGGACCTGGAGGACGAGGAGCCCGAGGAGGACGAGGAGCCCGAGGAGGACGACGGCCCCAAGCCCAAGCGGCGCggccccaagaagaagaagatgaccaAGGCGCGCCTGGAGCGCTTCCGGCTGCGGCGGATGAAGGCCAACGCGCGGGAGCGCAACCGCATGCACGGCCTGAACGCGGCGCTGGACAACCTGCGCAAGGTGGTGCCCTGCTACTCCAAGACGCAGAAGCTCTCCAAGATCGAGACGCTGCGCCTGGCCAAGAACTACATCTGGGCGCTGTCGGAGATCCTGCGCGCCGGCCGCAGCCCCGACCTGCTCTCCTTCGTCCAGAGCCTCTGCAAGGGCCTCTCGCAGCCCACCGCCAACCTGGTCGCCGGCTGCCTGCAGCTCCACCCGCGGACGTTCCTGCCCGAGCCGGGCGCGGCGCTGgggcccccgccgccgcccctggCCCTGGgcccgccgccgcccccaccgccgccgcccccgccgcccgccTTCGCCGGGCCGCCGTACCCGTGCCCGTGCCCTTACCCGTCGCCGGGGCTGCCCAGCCCGCCCTACGGTGCCCTGGACGGCGCGCAGCTCTTCGCGCCCAAGGCGCCGCCCGCCGCctatgccgccgccgccgccgccctggaGCCGTTCTTCGAGAGCGCGCTGGCCGagtgcgccgccgccgccgccgctgccgccgccgccagcccGGCCTTCGAGGCTCCGCTCAGCCCGCCGCTCAGCGTGCACGGCACCTTCGCCTTCAAGCCCGAGCCGCCCGGCGAGCTGGAGAAGGGCTTCGCCTTCGCCAGGCACTAcccgggcgccgccgccgccgccagcctgGCCGGGGCGCCGGGGACTCAGGGGCCGCCCGGGCAGCTCTTCCCCTGCACCGCCCGCGGCGAGCTCCAGCTCGAGAGCCTCGGGCCCTTCGACGGGGCGGCCCCGCACGAGCGCCTAGCGGGTGCCCAGCTCCACGCCCTCTTCCACGAGtga